Proteins co-encoded in one Pyxidicoccus xibeiensis genomic window:
- a CDS encoding glycosyltransferase, with the protein MSRILIATSPEKGHLNPMIGVAQWLRRLGHTVGWLCIPEPAPQLAGLGVEVLHLPSPESPAPTIETSGEVLARLVLDEVALGKWIRGLLLDAVPALLEPVREVVRRFRPDVMALDGMQYAAVLTAHEERIPWAGVSSALSLLEPMSDYGLRRNVRALAGDRQALFARHGFDARFRNCECLSPRLNLIFATEEFLGPDAGLPPATHLVGPSIPPEARGDEVDFPWERLGAKPVVYVSFGSQISWQPQLFRTIAEAAAPLGVTVVLSAGELAGTDFTRSLPGDVVAVPYAPQRQLLARASAFVSHGGANSVMEAMTAGVPMLQLPVCNDQPIQAHFLTKSGAGLVLEPRTLAVDECRAALRQLLEPGTPLRQKVAAISASYRAHDGAKEAAERIAGLAA; encoded by the coding sequence ATGTCCCGAATCCTGATTGCGACCTCGCCCGAGAAGGGCCACCTCAACCCCATGATTGGCGTGGCCCAGTGGCTGCGCCGCCTGGGGCACACCGTGGGCTGGCTGTGCATCCCCGAGCCCGCACCCCAGCTCGCCGGGCTCGGCGTGGAGGTCCTCCACCTGCCCTCTCCCGAGTCCCCCGCCCCCACCATCGAGACGAGCGGAGAGGTCCTGGCGCGGCTGGTGCTCGACGAGGTGGCGCTGGGAAAGTGGATTCGCGGACTGCTGCTGGACGCGGTGCCCGCGTTGCTCGAGCCCGTGCGCGAGGTGGTCCGCCGCTTCCGCCCGGACGTCATGGCGCTGGACGGGATGCAGTACGCCGCCGTGCTGACCGCCCATGAGGAGCGCATCCCCTGGGCGGGCGTGTCTTCGGCGCTGTCGCTGCTGGAGCCGATGAGCGACTACGGCCTGCGGCGCAACGTGCGAGCCCTGGCCGGAGACCGGCAGGCGCTGTTCGCCCGCCACGGCTTCGACGCGCGCTTCCGCAACTGCGAGTGCCTGTCCCCGCGCCTCAACCTCATCTTCGCCACCGAGGAGTTTCTCGGTCCCGACGCCGGGCTTCCGCCGGCCACACACCTCGTCGGCCCGTCGATACCGCCCGAGGCCCGGGGGGACGAGGTGGACTTCCCCTGGGAGCGCCTGGGCGCGAAGCCCGTGGTGTACGTGTCCTTCGGCAGCCAGATTTCGTGGCAGCCGCAGCTCTTCCGCACCATCGCCGAGGCCGCCGCTCCGCTCGGCGTCACGGTGGTGCTCAGCGCGGGCGAGCTGGCCGGCACCGACTTCACGCGCTCGCTACCCGGGGACGTGGTGGCCGTGCCCTACGCGCCCCAGCGGCAGCTCCTCGCGCGTGCCTCCGCGTTCGTCTCGCATGGCGGCGCCAACTCGGTGATGGAGGCAATGACGGCGGGCGTGCCGATGCTGCAGCTGCCCGTCTGCAACGACCAGCCCATCCAGGCGCACTTCCTCACGAAGTCGGGCGCAGGGCTCGTGCTGGAGCCGCGCACCCTGGCCGTGGACGAATGCCGCGCCGCGCTCCGCCAGCTCCTGGAGCCCGGGACGCCGCTGCGCCAGAAGGTGGCCGCCATCTCCGCGTCCTATCGCGCCCATGACGGAGCGAAGGAAGCGGCCGAGCGCATCGCCGGGCTCGCGGCGTGA
- a CDS encoding ROK family protein, with protein sequence MARRHRVPDVSTLEVWNLPVLGHELWQLLGTPRVDADRRAGVPEPELARRLMPALVEALQLLVPRHVVEAVWLSGGLACIEGFGRLLAEASATLPCPVYVAEDPRFAPVRSGLRLLARSMERRLNEPPPSASHVERTTGKAGLNEPPPSASPVERTPGHAGLNEPALRTAPAARIAGHTGVNKPPAPASPVAIDVGQTSIKCASPSALRVFERDTTTLPLRLIGTPRPADGHHIPAAVRFIAGALRTFVEQDVTVPPDALCLALPCPLDNALVPGGCTYGWEGHTRLVADLLDAAKLPGPGGTVLVLNDAELAAEAAREDARLADSGRVLCLTLGFGPGGALLERG encoded by the coding sequence GTGGCACGGCGCCACCGGGTGCCCGACGTCTCGACGCTGGAGGTGTGGAACCTCCCGGTGCTGGGGCATGAGCTGTGGCAGCTGCTCGGCACGCCTCGGGTCGACGCGGACCGGCGCGCGGGAGTGCCGGAGCCGGAGCTTGCGCGCCGGTTGATGCCCGCGCTCGTCGAGGCGCTCCAGCTTCTGGTGCCGAGGCATGTGGTGGAGGCGGTGTGGCTCAGCGGCGGCCTCGCGTGCATTGAAGGCTTCGGGCGACTGCTCGCGGAGGCCAGCGCCACCCTGCCGTGTCCCGTGTACGTCGCGGAGGACCCGCGCTTCGCTCCGGTGCGCTCGGGCCTGAGACTCCTGGCGAGGTCAATGGAGCGCAGGCTGAACGAACCACCGCCCTCTGCAAGCCACGTGGAGCGCACTACAGGAAAGGCTGGCCTGAACGAGCCACCGCCCTCTGCGAGCCCCGTGGAGCGCACCCCAGGACACGCAGGCCTCAACGAACCAGCACTGCGCACGGCCCCCGCGGCACGCATCGCGGGACACACGGGCGTCAACAAACCACCGGCGCCCGCGAGCCCCGTGGCCATCGACGTCGGGCAGACGAGCATCAAGTGCGCGAGCCCCAGCGCCCTGCGCGTCTTCGAGCGAGACACCACCACCCTTCCGCTGCGCCTCATCGGCACACCGCGCCCGGCGGACGGGCACCACATCCCCGCAGCAGTGCGCTTCATCGCCGGAGCCCTGCGCACCTTCGTGGAGCAGGACGTCACGGTGCCGCCGGACGCGCTGTGCCTCGCACTGCCGTGTCCGCTCGACAATGCGCTCGTGCCCGGAGGCTGCACCTACGGCTGGGAGGGACACACGCGCCTGGTGGCGGACCTCCTCGACGCGGCGAAGCTTCCCGGGCCGGGCGGCACGGTGCTCGTCCTCAACGACGCCGAGCTGGCCGCGGAGGCCGCGCGCGAAGATGCGCGGCTCGCGGACAGTGGGCGCGTGCTGTGCCTCACGCTCGGCTTCGGGCCTGGAGGCGCACTGCTGGAGCGTGGCTGA
- a CDS encoding pyridoxamine 5'-phosphate oxidase family protein, with protein MQETRENTTKPAQGITPGDRQEFEALLKDYDVALLTTRGVDGHFHTRPMALSKKRRSGSEIWFATWVDTQKVHDLETDPHCSLAFHSTENSSTYLSVSGVVEIVRDRKVIHELWEPGWKPWFPKGPDEGDIALLRFVPEHAEYVHPEGGKLKVLFSTAKALVTKQRPEPAPKKELDLHH; from the coding sequence ATGCAAGAGACCCGTGAGAACACGACGAAGCCGGCGCAGGGCATCACTCCTGGCGACCGCCAGGAGTTCGAGGCGCTGCTGAAAGACTACGACGTGGCGCTCCTGACCACGCGCGGTGTGGACGGGCACTTCCACACGCGGCCCATGGCCCTGTCGAAGAAGCGCCGGTCCGGCTCCGAAATCTGGTTCGCCACCTGGGTGGATACCCAGAAGGTGCATGACCTGGAGACGGACCCGCACTGCTCGCTCGCCTTCCACTCGACGGAGAACAGCTCCACGTACCTCTCCGTGTCGGGCGTCGTGGAAATCGTGCGGGACCGGAAGGTCATCCACGAGTTGTGGGAGCCCGGCTGGAAGCCCTGGTTCCCCAAGGGCCCCGACGAGGGCGACATCGCCCTGCTGCGCTTCGTCCCGGAGCACGCCGAGTACGTCCACCCCGAGGGCGGCAAGCTCAAGGTGCTCTTCAGCACCGCCAAGGCCCTGGTGACGAAGCAGCGTCCCGAGCCCGCGCCGAAGAAGGAGCTGGACCTGCACCACTGA
- a CDS encoding S1C family serine protease: MSTDLQSLSHSLASVVERAAPSVVRVDARRRRGATGIVWSAEGHIVTTSHAVEHEGHIQVGLADGRAVSAELIGRDPSTDLALLKADVSGLTPLAPAPLDDVKVGHLVVAVGRPGRTARATLGMVSTHGDGWRTHAGGRVDRYLETDADLPPGFSGGALVDAQGRLVGLLTAAFSRTAAVVIPGDTLTRVTSTLREHGGVRRGYLGVGAYPVRIPQHLTSAAGSDGGLIFLSIEPDGPAHKAGLQMGDVLVSLGGQPLHRVEDLLGYLGDEKVGTTVQARVLRAGEVREVPITVGKRP, from the coding sequence ATGTCCACCGACCTCCAGTCCCTCTCCCACTCCCTCGCCTCCGTCGTCGAGCGCGCCGCCCCCAGCGTCGTCCGGGTCGACGCGCGCCGCCGTCGAGGCGCCACCGGCATCGTCTGGAGCGCCGAGGGCCACATCGTCACCACCAGCCACGCCGTCGAGCACGAGGGCCACATCCAGGTCGGCCTCGCCGACGGCCGTGCCGTCTCCGCCGAGCTCATCGGCAGGGACCCGAGCACCGACCTCGCCCTCCTCAAGGCCGACGTGTCTGGCCTCACCCCACTCGCCCCCGCCCCGCTCGATGACGTGAAGGTGGGCCACCTCGTCGTCGCCGTCGGCCGCCCGGGTCGCACCGCTCGCGCCACGCTCGGCATGGTCAGCACCCACGGTGACGGCTGGCGCACCCACGCCGGGGGCCGCGTGGACCGCTACCTCGAAACGGACGCTGACCTGCCGCCCGGCTTCTCCGGCGGCGCGCTGGTGGACGCGCAGGGCCGCCTCGTGGGCCTGCTCACCGCCGCCTTCTCCCGCACCGCCGCCGTCGTCATCCCCGGCGACACGCTCACCCGCGTGACGTCCACGCTCCGGGAGCATGGCGGCGTACGCAGGGGCTACCTGGGCGTGGGCGCGTACCCCGTCCGCATCCCGCAGCACCTGACGTCCGCCGCCGGCAGTGACGGCGGCCTCATCTTCCTCTCCATCGAGCCCGACGGCCCGGCGCACAAGGCCGGACTGCAGATGGGCGACGTGCTGGTGAGCCTGGGCGGCCAGCCGCTGCACCGGGTGGAGGACCTGCTGGGCTACCTGGGCGACGAGAAGGTGGGCACCACCGTCCAGGCCCGCGTGCTCCGCGCTGGCGAGGTGCGCGAGGTGCCCATCACCGTCGGCAAGCGTCCGTGA
- a CDS encoding S1C family serine protease has protein sequence MKLLQQFSDDLEALVARAAPAVVGVEHSRGHGTGLFLTPDGYVLTNRHVVMRTRKLTIQLSNGEELRGELVGGDAPTDLAVVRAEGTDFPTLPLAEPGSVRVGQLVMAIGNPFRLEQSVSLGVVSAINRSLPLPNGVLLEGMLQTDAAINPGNSGGPLINTRGQVVGLNTLVLPYAQGIGFAVGASTAAWVASLLIQRGKVERRFLGIAATAVNLDTRLAKDTGQPRAVKVLKVQDGTPAHDAGLQVDDLLLAINRKTVNSVDDLQRLMALATDEEVTLDVLRKGGSRKKLSARTRPRVEPVAA, from the coding sequence ATGAAGCTGCTTCAACAATTCTCCGATGACCTCGAAGCCCTGGTGGCGCGCGCCGCTCCCGCCGTGGTGGGCGTGGAGCACTCGCGCGGCCACGGCACGGGGCTCTTCCTCACCCCGGACGGCTACGTCCTCACCAACCGCCACGTGGTGATGCGCACGCGCAAGCTCACCATCCAGCTCTCCAACGGCGAGGAGCTCCGCGGCGAGCTGGTGGGCGGAGATGCGCCCACGGACCTCGCGGTGGTCCGCGCCGAGGGAACGGACTTCCCCACCCTCCCTCTCGCGGAGCCAGGGTCCGTGCGCGTGGGCCAGCTGGTGATGGCCATCGGCAACCCGTTCCGGCTGGAGCAGTCCGTGTCGCTCGGAGTCGTGAGCGCCATCAACCGCAGCCTCCCGCTGCCCAACGGGGTCCTGCTGGAGGGGATGCTCCAGACGGATGCGGCCATCAACCCGGGCAACTCGGGCGGTCCGCTCATCAACACGCGTGGGCAGGTGGTGGGGCTGAACACGCTGGTGCTGCCGTATGCGCAGGGCATTGGCTTCGCGGTGGGTGCCAGCACGGCCGCGTGGGTGGCCAGCCTGCTCATCCAGCGCGGCAAGGTGGAGCGGCGCTTCCTGGGCATCGCGGCCACCGCGGTGAACCTGGACACGCGGCTGGCAAAGGACACCGGTCAGCCGCGCGCGGTGAAGGTACTCAAGGTGCAGGACGGCACGCCGGCCCACGACGCCGGGCTCCAGGTGGATGACCTGCTGCTGGCCATCAACCGCAAGACGGTGAACAGCGTGGATGACCTGCAGCGGCTGATGGCCCTGGCCACGGACGAGGAGGTCACGCTGGATGTCCTGCGCAAGGGAGGAAGCCGCAAGAAGCTCTCCGCGCGCACCCGCCCGCGCGTCGAGCCCGTGGCCGCGTGA
- a CDS encoding TetR/AcrR family transcriptional regulator — translation MMELYQQFVATRMEEAAAVMAQRGYDNTPAAELARVMRMSVGSLYRRYGSKRGCALAIRDFSDDELYRYARYEFQMASTDEGAGFREGFFALWRLLAHYVLRMPGVFSFVFLHARPEQGRDDERGWRVRDLVREVVSQGERDGVLEPGSTMARTCLVWGALAELGRVAMKWEGAVTEEDVLASAEALWRALGPRETSAPRGPGGMPPPEGEKASVEVPCSGAAAAMEDGAAAHPPPEGEKASDEVPDRDAAKPMADDAAAPRPGAPPVETKRPKAMAEGGTPATASPEDSGPRGLSASPAGVGAARFEAMMAGEALAAAHDAPAFGRSMHARPRRALRCGPAGTRTMHSGGSFRATWHATHWRPWRSPRSRMPWLRAVLEPPDSAGLFRVMNEPARMPAAPLC, via the coding sequence ATGATGGAGCTGTACCAGCAGTTCGTGGCCACGCGGATGGAGGAGGCGGCGGCGGTGATGGCGCAGCGCGGCTACGACAACACCCCGGCCGCGGAGCTGGCGCGGGTGATGCGCATGTCGGTGGGCTCGCTGTACCGGCGCTACGGCAGCAAGCGCGGCTGTGCACTGGCCATTCGGGACTTCTCCGACGACGAGCTGTACCGGTATGCGCGCTACGAGTTCCAGATGGCCAGCACGGACGAGGGCGCGGGCTTCCGCGAAGGCTTCTTCGCCCTCTGGAGGCTGCTGGCCCACTACGTGTTGCGGATGCCCGGCGTCTTCAGCTTCGTCTTCCTGCACGCCCGTCCGGAGCAGGGGCGTGACGACGAGCGAGGCTGGCGGGTGCGAGACCTGGTCCGGGAGGTGGTCAGCCAGGGCGAGCGTGACGGGGTGCTGGAGCCGGGGTCCACGATGGCGAGGACGTGCCTGGTGTGGGGCGCGCTGGCGGAGCTGGGACGGGTGGCGATGAAGTGGGAAGGGGCGGTGACGGAGGAGGACGTGCTCGCGTCGGCGGAGGCGCTCTGGCGGGCGCTGGGGCCCAGGGAGACGTCGGCGCCCCGGGGGCCTGGCGGCATGCCGCCTCCAGAGGGCGAGAAGGCCTCGGTTGAGGTGCCTTGCAGTGGCGCGGCTGCGGCAATGGAGGATGGCGCGGCGGCGCATCCGCCTCCAGAGGGCGAGAAGGCCTCGGACGAAGTGCCCGACCGTGACGCGGCGAAACCCATGGCTGATGACGCGGCGGCGCCTCGGCCAGGCGCTCCACCCGTGGAAACGAAGCGTCCCAAAGCCATGGCGGAGGGCGGTACTCCGGCAACTGCCTCGCCCGAAGACTCAGGGCCGCGCGGATTGAGTGCTTCACCTGCGGGGGTGGGAGCGGCGCGGTTTGAAGCCATGATGGCTGGAGAGGCCCTGGCAGCAGCTCACGATGCCCCGGCGTTCGGGCGCTCGATGCACGCCAGGCCCCGGCGCGCACTTCGATGCGGCCCTGCCGGGACGAGGACAATGCACTCAGGAGGCTCCTTCCGGGCTACGTGGCACGCAACGCACTGGAGGCCATGGCGCTCGCCGCGTTCCCGCATGCCCTGGCTTCGAGCGGTCTTGGAGCCTCCGGACTCCGCAGGACTCTTCCGCGTCATGAATGAGCCCGCGAGGATGCCGGCGGCTCCCCTCTGCTGA
- a CDS encoding UBP-type zinc finger domain-containing protein, which translates to MAADCEHVEQAGDPAPRAVGCEECLSSGSSWVHLRRCLSCGHIGCCDSSPNTHATKHFHRTHHPVIQSFEPGEDWVWCFEDEVFLEHRPVITDEARP; encoded by the coding sequence ATGGCCGCGGACTGCGAACACGTCGAGCAGGCGGGAGACCCGGCACCCCGTGCGGTGGGTTGCGAGGAGTGTCTGTCCAGCGGGTCCAGCTGGGTGCACCTGCGGCGCTGCCTGTCCTGCGGGCACATCGGGTGCTGCGACTCGTCACCCAACACGCATGCGACGAAGCACTTCCATCGCACGCACCATCCCGTCATCCAGTCCTTCGAACCGGGCGAGGACTGGGTGTGGTGCTTCGAGGACGAGGTCTTCCTGGAGCACCGGCCCGTCATCACCGACGAGGCCCGGCCGTAG
- a CDS encoding MFS transporter, which yields MASGAPDSPLAYASPRGRGVLLASVLGSGMAFLDGTAVNVALPAMGRELQTDLSGLQWAVDAYLLTLGSLVLTGGALGDTWGQRRVFLLGLVAFTATSVLCGLAPSAWTLALFRAAQGLGAALLVPASLALLRTSFVEADRQRAISAWAGLSGVTSAVGPLLGGWLVDAGSWRLVFFLNVPLAALTAWVTLRHVPDVAPSQEARRVDFAGSVTAALGLGGVIYALIEGPSHGWHPPTIVAGVGGTLLLAAFIVLEKRQRHPMLPLSLFRSRTFSGTNLTTLVVYFALGGATFLVVLALQQQLGYSALGAGAALLPITLLLLALSPVVGRLVGRFGARPLMVAGPLLAGLGLALLTRLQHGGSYVATVLPGVIVLGLGLALTVGPLTAMVLGAVGDEYAGIASGVNNAVARIAGLLAVALLPLLGGLAGDMGTDFLAGTRRALWVSAGLCAVGALCSLLTIPRETGRSRAGSPPAASRPAGAPPREQHASPPAHGHASPRSARRSGGAPPQ from the coding sequence ATGGCTTCCGGCGCTCCCGACTCCCCCCTGGCCTACGCCAGCCCTCGCGGTCGGGGCGTGCTGCTCGCCAGCGTCCTCGGCAGCGGCATGGCCTTCCTCGACGGCACCGCCGTCAACGTGGCCCTGCCCGCCATGGGCCGCGAGCTCCAGACGGACCTCTCCGGCCTCCAGTGGGCGGTGGACGCGTACCTCCTCACGCTCGGCTCGCTGGTGCTGACGGGCGGAGCGCTGGGCGACACGTGGGGGCAGCGCCGCGTCTTCCTCCTGGGCCTGGTGGCCTTCACCGCCACCTCCGTGCTGTGTGGCCTGGCTCCGAGCGCATGGACGCTCGCCCTCTTCCGCGCCGCACAGGGCCTGGGGGCCGCGCTGCTGGTGCCCGCCAGCCTCGCCCTGCTGCGCACGTCCTTCGTGGAGGCAGACCGGCAGCGCGCCATCTCCGCCTGGGCCGGGCTGTCGGGTGTCACCTCCGCGGTGGGCCCCTTGCTCGGAGGCTGGCTGGTGGATGCGGGCTCGTGGCGGCTCGTCTTCTTCCTCAACGTGCCCCTGGCTGCGCTCACCGCGTGGGTCACCCTGCGCCACGTGCCGGACGTCGCACCGAGCCAGGAGGCGCGACGGGTGGACTTCGCCGGCTCGGTGACGGCCGCGCTCGGGCTGGGCGGCGTCATCTACGCGCTCATCGAAGGCCCCTCCCACGGCTGGCATCCCCCGACCATCGTCGCGGGCGTCGGAGGCACCCTGCTGCTGGCCGCCTTCATCGTCCTGGAGAAGCGCCAGCGCCACCCGATGCTGCCGCTGTCCCTGTTCCGCTCGCGCACCTTCTCCGGCACCAATCTCACCACGCTGGTGGTGTACTTCGCGCTGGGCGGCGCGACGTTCCTGGTGGTGCTCGCACTGCAGCAGCAGCTCGGGTACTCCGCGCTCGGTGCCGGGGCGGCGCTGCTGCCCATCACCCTGCTGCTGCTCGCGCTGTCACCTGTGGTGGGCCGGCTCGTGGGACGCTTCGGCGCGCGCCCGCTGATGGTGGCCGGGCCGCTGCTGGCGGGACTGGGGCTGGCGCTCCTCACGCGCCTCCAGCACGGTGGCAGCTATGTGGCCACGGTGCTGCCGGGTGTCATCGTGCTCGGCCTGGGCCTGGCGCTCACCGTGGGGCCGCTGACGGCCATGGTGCTCGGCGCCGTGGGAGACGAGTACGCGGGCATCGCCTCCGGAGTGAACAACGCGGTGGCGCGCATCGCGGGCCTGCTCGCGGTGGCGCTGCTGCCGCTGCTGGGCGGGCTCGCGGGTGACATGGGCACGGACTTCCTCGCCGGCACGCGGCGCGCGCTCTGGGTATCCGCGGGGCTGTGCGCGGTAGGAGCCCTGTGCTCGCTCCTCACGATTCCACGGGAGACGGGCCGCTCGAGAGCAGGCTCCCCGCCAGCGGCCTCCCGCCCAGCGGGTGCACCTCCACGGGAGCAGCACGCATCGCCGCCCGCTCACGGCCACGCCAGCCCACGCTCAGCGCGGCGAAGCGGTGGAGCCCCTCCGCAGTGA
- a CDS encoding DUF2306 domain-containing protein, whose protein sequence is MMASKACWVLFAALCLAVGLYPGSYFLAASNFGIRALKSSELLTDPVWSAAFYTHIALGGLALAIGWTQFVARLRLKRPGAHRLLGKVYVGAVLLSGLAGVYVGFFATGGVIAAAGFVSLGIVWLYTTASAYWLIKSRRLEEHRLMMTYSYAACFAAVTLRLWMPVLTHALGDFIPAYRVVAWLCWVPNLGVAYFISRRQLQARELVPS, encoded by the coding sequence ATGATGGCAAGCAAGGCATGCTGGGTCCTCTTCGCCGCCCTCTGTCTGGCAGTGGGCCTCTATCCCGGCAGCTACTTCCTCGCGGCCTCGAACTTTGGAATCCGTGCCTTGAAGAGCAGCGAGCTCCTGACCGACCCCGTCTGGAGCGCGGCCTTCTACACGCACATCGCCCTGGGAGGACTTGCGCTGGCCATCGGCTGGACCCAGTTCGTCGCGAGACTGCGACTCAAGCGCCCAGGCGCACACCGGCTCCTTGGAAAGGTCTACGTCGGCGCGGTCCTGCTGAGCGGGCTCGCCGGCGTCTACGTCGGCTTCTTCGCCACGGGGGGCGTCATCGCCGCGGCGGGCTTCGTCAGCCTGGGCATCGTCTGGCTCTATACCACTGCCTCCGCTTATTGGCTCATCAAGAGCCGGCGACTCGAAGAACACCGGCTCATGATGACCTACAGCTATGCCGCCTGCTTCGCGGCAGTCACGCTGAGACTCTGGATGCCCGTCCTGACTCACGCCCTGGGTGACTTCATCCCGGCCTACAGAGTCGTCGCCTGGCTCTGCTGGGTCCCCAACCTCGGCGTGGCATATTTCATCTCGCGCAGACAGCTCCAGGCGCGCGAGCTCGTGCCTTCGTGA